A stretch of Cicer arietinum cultivar CDC Frontier isolate Library 1 chromosome 5, Cicar.CDCFrontier_v2.0, whole genome shotgun sequence DNA encodes these proteins:
- the LOC101505002 gene encoding biogenesis of lysosome-related organelles complex 1 subunit 2 — protein MDNMKKDEAQDQKHDELAESLNDLFTSVSTMIKSELQGTNNQLELLEKMNLRVAEEYKGFGDLASGLRVFVEQLKCKSGSFNEYVEQIDAIEKQVTEFEAVVSMLDKYVILLESRVQSLYHTKIHLPN, from the exons ATGGATAATATGAAGAAAGATGAAGCCCAAGATCAGAAGCACGATGAACTTGCTGAGTCACTCAATGATCTCTTCACTAGTGTTTCTACCATGATCAAATCGGAGCTTCAG GGGACTAATAATCAACTAGAGCTGTTGGAGAAGATGAATTTGAGGGTAGCAGAAGAGTATAAAGGGTTTGGTGATTTGGCTTCTGGGTTAAGGGTGTTTGTGGAGCAATTGAAATGCAAGAGTGGTAGCTTTAATGAGTATGTTGAGCAGATTGATGCCATAGAGAAGCAAGTGACTGAATTTGAAGCTGTGGTCTCTATGCTTGATAAATATGTGATTTTGTTGGAATCCAGAGTCCAATCTTTGTACCATACAAAAATCCATCTTCCTAATTAA
- the LOC101504682 gene encoding serine carboxypeptidase-like 40: MNKSICSLLLISFLTITFLVGETHGTKQSRALDKLQKSKFNANSKIDKSHFKTQKNNIVVDEVVHSQDGMKEKDMIVKLPGQPNVKFSQYGGYVTVDKLVGRAFYYYFVEAHHSKETLPLLLWLNGGPGCSSLAYGAMEELGPFRVNSDGKTLHKNNYSWNYAANVLFLESPAGVGFSYSNKTFDYDTNGDRRTARDNYVFLLNWLERFPEYKNRDFYIAGESYAGHYVPQLAHNILYYNKKANRTIVNLKGIMIGNAVINDETDNQGMYDYLASHAIISDQTAHNINTFCNFSSTSNQSTECNEAASEVYRNTLFLDVYNIYAPICTNHNLTTLSKKISVALDPCSDDYVQAYLNRDDVQEALHANVTKLKYDWEPCSSIISKWGDSPSTIIPLLHEFLNNGLRVWVFSGDIDGRVPVTSTKYSIKKMKLPIETTWYPWFLNGQVGGYAEVYKGGLTFATVREAGHQVPSYQPARALSLIKHFLNGTPLPNTQTLFD; the protein is encoded by the exons ATGAACAAATCAATTTGTTCATTACTTCTTATATCCTTTCTCACTATCACTTTCTTAGTGGGTGAAACCCATGGAACTAAACAAAGTAGAGCTCTTGACAAATTACAAAAGTCCAAGTTCAATGCAAATTCAAAAATTGACAAGAGTCACTTTAAGACACAAAAGAATAATATTGTGGTTGATGAAGTGGTTCATTCTCAAGATGGTATGAAAGAGAAAGACATGATTGTGAAACTACCAGGACAACCAAATGTGAAATTCTCTCAATATGGAGGGTATGTCACTGTGGACAAATTAGTAGGACGTGCCTTTTACTATTACTTTGTGGAAGCTCATCATTCTAAAGAAACATTGCCTCTTCTTCTTTGGCTCAATGGAG GTCCTGGATGCTCATCTCTTGCCTATGGAGCAATGGAAGAACTTGGACCCTTCCGTGTGAACAGTGATGGGAAAACCCTTCACAAAAATAACTATTCATGGAACTAtg CTGCAAATGTTTTGTTCCTTGAGTCACCAGCTGGCGTAGGATTTTCATACTCAAACAAAACATTTGATTATGACACTAATGGAGATAGAAGAACAGCTAGGGACAACTATGTGTTTTTATTGAATTGGTTAGAGAGGTTTCCTGAGTATAAAAATAGAGACTTCTATATTGCTGGTGAAAGCTATGCTGGTCATTATGTCCCTCAACTTGCACACAATATTCTCTACTATAACAAAAAGGCTAATAGGACAATTGTTAACCTCAAAGGAATAATG ATTGGGAATGCAGTGATAAATGATGAAACAGATAATCAAGGAATGTATGATTATCTTGCTAGCCATGCAATCATATCAGACCAAACAGCACATAATATCAACACATTTTGTAATTTCTCATCAACTTCTAATCAGAGTACTGAATGCAATGAAGCAGCAAGTGAAGTTTATAGGAATACATTGTTCCTTGATGTGTACAACATTTATGCTCCAATTTGCACTAATCACAACCTCACTACGCTATCAAAGAAGATCTCg GTTGCTCTTGATCCCTGCAGCGATGATTATGTACAAGCATATTTGAACAGGGATGATGTTCAAGAGGCCCTCCATGCCAATGTCACCAAGCTCAAATATGATTGGGAGCCTTGCAGTAGTATCATTTCAAAATGGGGGGATAGTCCTTCAACAATCATTCCCCTTTTACATGAGTTCCTCAATAATGGACTAAGGGTGTGGGTTTTTAG TGGTGATATAGATGGAAGGGTGCCTGTTACTTCAACTAAATATTCCATTAAAAAGATGAAGCTTCCCATTGAAACTACTTGGTATCCTTGGTTCTTAAATGGACAG GTTGGTGGCTATGCTGAAGTATACAAGGGAGGTCTAACTTTTGCCACAGTGAGAGAAGCAGGACATCAAGTACCAAGCTACCAACCAGCAAGAGCCCTCTCTCTAATCAAGCATTTCTTAAATGGCACTCCTCTTCCTAATACTCAAACATTATTtgactaa
- the LOC101506500 gene encoding uncharacterized protein: MPTIFSGHSVRTLTPLLPRQPDPAASFQHRALTSLAQYYDPLLRCFTFQDFQLAPTLEEFERILGYSLERGNPYRYTGQPPKLDTIAEVLKIDIREFASTKEEKGAIHGLSRKYLEQKCQDLADKKEWSAFIDVLALIIFGIVIFPNLDNFVDVAAINVFLVFNKHKQNPVPAILADSNREWAQSIASLTGDTISWYYREQGVEEVICRCRDFPNVPLMGTKGCINYNPMVALRQLGYPMLDKPDDKKGKVLGRRSCSTKEPYQQWVKKRVREIKLPFHITPSNDQEWSEPVFVTKEEIEELKAWA, translated from the exons ATGCCAACCATATTTTCTGGCCACTCCGTTCGCACTTTGACTCCCCTTCTTCCTCGACAACCTGATCCAGCGGCCTCATTCCAACATC GTGCCCTCACATCATTGGCTCAGTATTATGaccctctcttaagatgtttcacctttcaagaTTTTCAGTTGGCCCCaacattagaggaatttgaacGAATATTGGGTTACTCCCTAGAAAgaggaaatccttatcgatatactgggcAACCACCGAAGTTGGACACAATTGCTGAAGTGTTGAAGATCGACATAAGAGAGTTTGCAagtacaaaagaggaaaaagggGCTATTCATGGgctttcaagaaaatatctagagcaaaaaTGCCAAGATTTAGCCgataaaaaagaatggagtgcttttatagatgttttggcccTCATTATCTTCGGTATTGTTATATTCCCAAATCTTGATAACTTTGTAGATGTTGCTGCGATAAATGTATTCTTAGTttttaacaaacataaacaaaacccAGTTCCCGCGATTCTAGCTGAT AgtaatcgtgaatgggctcagagtatagctagccttactgGGGATACAATTTCATGGTACTATAGAGAACAAGGGGTGGAAGAGGTAATATGCCGATGCAGAGATTTTCCAAAtgtacctctcatgggaacaaagggatgtattaattacaatccaatGGTAGCTCTGAGACAACTTGGCTACCCCATGTTGGATAAACCAGATGACAA AAAAGGAAAGGTACTCGGACGTAGAAGTTGCAGCACAAAGGAACCttatcaacaatgggtaaagaaGAGAGTCCGAGAAATCAAGTTGCCTTTCCACATTACACCCTCAAATGATCAGGAATGGTCTGAACCTGTCTTTGTTACAAAGGAGGAAATAGAAGAGCTCAAAGCATGGGCTTAA